A window from Cryptomeria japonica chromosome 1, Sugi_1.0, whole genome shotgun sequence encodes these proteins:
- the LOC131060924 gene encoding protein IN2-1 homolog B, producing the protein MAAVDAIPPVLNSKSEPPPLFDGTTRLYINLACPYAQRVWAARNYKGLTDIQIVPIDLLDRPTWYKEKVYPPNKVPSLEHDGKVTGESLDLLTYLETNFGGPKLLPTDTVKKEAAEELLKYTDTFTTAGFSTLKKPQAEVPEALAPTLDHLENVLGKFDGGPFFLGEFSSVDLAYAPFFERFQIVYPIYKNYDITIGRPKLLKWIQEVQKIDAYAKTIADPEEVAVLYKRFTAN; encoded by the exons ATGGCAGCAGT CGATGCGATCCCGCCTGTTTTGAATTCTAAATCGGAACCTCCCCCATTGTTTGATGGAACCACAAG ACTGTACATTAATTTGGCTTGCCCCTATGCTCAGCGTGTTTGGGCTGCTAGAAACTACAAG GGTCTGACTGATATTCAGATAGTTCCAATAGACTTGCTGGACAGACCCACATGGTACAAGGAAAAGGTTTACCCTCCTAACAAG gtCCCTTCTCTTGAGCATGATGGCAAAGTCACAGGAGAGAGTTTGGACTTGCTGACGTATCTGGAGACCAATTTTGGAGGGCCTAAACTCCTTCCTACG GATACGGTGAAAAAGGAGGCTGCAGAAGAACTACTGAAGTATACAGACACTTTTACAACAGCAGGGTTTTCAACATTGAAAAAGCCACAAGCTGAGGTACCAGAAGCACTTG CGCCTACTCTTGATCATTTGGAAAATGTTTTGGGGAAGTTTGATGGTGGGCCTTTTTTTTTAGGAGAATTCAGTTCG GTTGATCTTGCATATGCTCCTTTTTTCGAAAGATTTCAGATTGTGTACCCCATATATAAGAACTATGACATCACAATTGGCAGGCCAAAACTACTGAAATGGATTCAG GAAGTGCAAAAgattgatgcatatgcaaaaacaATAGCTGACCCAGAAGAAGTAGCTGTACTATACAAGAGATTCACG GCTAATTAG